Proteins encoded by one window of Halomonas sp. SH5A2:
- the dnaB gene encoding replicative DNA helicase produces the protein MLDNQAWDGISDRLVADDFYRYEHRLVFNVMIHLAESGQPMDVVTLSEALEDRDQLDTVGGLAFLAELARNTPSASNIRAYADIVRERATLRKLIRAANQIAEGAFAPQGRPADELLNEAERLVFQIAEERPKTGGPIGMSDLLTKAVDRIDELFNLKGQMTGLSSGFRDLDEMTSGLQPSDLVIIAGRPSMGKCLMSGSRLVDPDSGALVTIDELVARQQAPLLTLTDDFKLKQSRASAFVDDGEKPVFRVRTATGREVATTLTHPFLTGDGWQPLEKIAVGERIAVPREIPVFGQESMPEHQVKILAFMLADGGTTQTCPMFTNNSPELRAEFTQAVSHFPGVTCRLVENADKGADRTPSLRVSRDAARFHPLRERFSQVLHETLQTQNMTGEALAGLLNVSKAAVSAWCNGNSVPAQATYMRLCETLNMPLASDNAEFDYSAVAKNAPNPVRQFLEAHGVWAKKALHKRMPECIFRLPKQPLALFLNRLFACDGSAFVQANGQGRISYASSSRELIRDVQHLLLRFGILSKIREKQNHYANLRQPPWELEILDQASQKRFIQDIGIYSKEQALESLSACINPKRAHSNRDSLPKSVNRYVLAKKGERSWRELFAKLGNPLPVGYNAHLSGRSERCLSRHRAAEFAHLLGGDVYLENLASSDIYWDEVVAIEPLGLQQVYDLTVDDTHNFVAEDICVHNTTFAMNVVEHAVIASDRPVMVFSMEMPAESLMLRMLSSLGRIDQTRVRTGQLEDEDWPRLTSAVNLLKDKQLFIDDTAALSPNEMRSRVRRVVREHGNMAMIMIDYLQLMQISGFSENRTGEISEISRSLKGLAKEFNCPVIALSQLNRSLEQRPNKRPVMSDLRESGAIEQDADVIAFVYRDEVYNPDNPDNQGIAELIIGKQRNGPIGTVHMAFIGRYTRFEDLAPDSYGEAFGD, from the coding sequence ATGCTGGACAACCAGGCTTGGGATGGTATTTCCGACCGCTTGGTGGCTGACGATTTCTATCGCTACGAGCATCGCCTGGTGTTCAACGTGATGATCCACCTGGCGGAGTCCGGTCAGCCGATGGACGTCGTGACGCTCTCTGAAGCGTTGGAAGACCGCGACCAACTGGACACCGTGGGCGGGCTGGCCTTTCTGGCGGAGCTTGCGAGAAATACCCCCTCGGCGAGCAATATTCGCGCCTACGCGGATATCGTCCGCGAGCGGGCCACGCTGCGCAAGCTGATCCGCGCCGCCAACCAGATCGCCGAAGGGGCCTTTGCCCCCCAGGGGCGTCCTGCCGATGAGTTGCTGAACGAAGCCGAGCGGCTGGTCTTCCAGATCGCCGAAGAGCGCCCGAAAACCGGCGGCCCGATTGGCATGAGCGACCTGTTGACCAAGGCAGTCGACCGCATCGACGAGCTCTTCAACCTCAAAGGTCAGATGACCGGCTTATCGTCGGGCTTTCGCGATCTCGATGAAATGACATCGGGGCTGCAACCGTCCGACCTGGTCATCATCGCCGGAAGGCCCTCGATGGGTAAGTGTCTGATGAGCGGGTCGCGTCTGGTCGACCCAGACAGTGGTGCGTTGGTCACCATTGATGAGCTAGTGGCTCGTCAACAAGCGCCGCTTCTGACGTTAACCGATGATTTTAAGCTGAAGCAATCCCGTGCATCGGCGTTTGTCGATGACGGGGAAAAACCCGTTTTCCGTGTGCGTACGGCGACAGGAAGAGAAGTGGCGACAACGCTGACGCACCCGTTTTTAACCGGTGATGGCTGGCAGCCGCTGGAAAAGATAGCTGTTGGCGAGCGCATTGCTGTGCCCCGTGAAATACCGGTGTTTGGCCAAGAATCAATGCCTGAACATCAAGTTAAAATTTTGGCGTTCATGTTGGCCGATGGCGGCACAACACAAACCTGTCCCATGTTTACCAATAATAGCCCGGAACTTCGTGCTGAATTTACCCAAGCGGTGAGCCATTTTCCTGGCGTCACTTGTCGTTTGGTTGAAAATGCTGACAAAGGTGCTGACCGAACGCCTTCATTGCGGGTGAGTCGGGATGCAGCCCGCTTTCACCCCTTGAGAGAGCGGTTTTCACAAGTACTGCATGAGACGCTGCAGACGCAGAACATGACCGGGGAGGCGCTTGCCGGGTTGCTAAACGTGAGTAAAGCAGCAGTGAGTGCCTGGTGTAATGGAAACTCTGTGCCCGCTCAGGCAACCTACATGCGTCTTTGCGAGACGTTGAACATGCCCTTGGCGAGTGACAATGCTGAGTTTGACTATAGCGCTGTGGCTAAAAATGCGCCAAACCCCGTAAGGCAGTTTCTTGAAGCGCACGGTGTGTGGGCAAAAAAAGCACTGCACAAGCGCATGCCAGAGTGCATATTTCGTCTACCTAAGCAGCCGTTAGCCTTATTTCTTAACCGTCTTTTTGCCTGTGATGGTAGCGCCTTTGTACAGGCCAATGGCCAGGGTCGCATCAGCTACGCGTCGTCAAGCCGTGAACTGATCCGCGATGTACAGCATTTGCTTCTGCGCTTTGGTATTTTGAGCAAAATTCGTGAGAAGCAGAATCACTATGCCAATCTGCGCCAACCACCCTGGGAGCTTGAAATACTCGACCAGGCAAGCCAAAAACGTTTCATCCAGGACATTGGTATTTATAGCAAAGAGCAGGCATTAGAATCGCTTAGCGCCTGTATCAACCCGAAACGCGCGCACAGTAACCGCGATAGCTTACCCAAGTCGGTCAATCGCTATGTGCTGGCCAAGAAAGGCGAGCGTTCCTGGCGCGAGCTGTTCGCGAAATTGGGTAACCCCTTGCCGGTTGGTTATAACGCGCATTTGTCAGGCCGGAGTGAGCGCTGTCTATCGCGTCACCGAGCTGCCGAGTTTGCCCATCTGCTCGGGGGAGACGTGTATCTCGAAAATTTAGCGTCATCCGATATTTATTGGGATGAGGTTGTTGCCATTGAGCCGCTCGGCTTGCAGCAAGTCTACGACTTGACGGTAGACGATACCCATAACTTTGTTGCGGAAGATATCTGTGTTCATAACACCACCTTCGCGATGAATGTGGTCGAGCATGCCGTCATTGCCAGCGATAGACCGGTGATGGTGTTTTCCATGGAGATGCCGGCTGAATCGCTGATGCTGCGGATGTTGTCATCCCTGGGACGTATTGACCAAACCCGCGTGCGTACCGGGCAACTGGAAGACGAAGATTGGCCGCGGCTGACCTCCGCGGTGAATCTGCTGAAAGATAAGCAGCTGTTTATAGATGATACGGCGGCGCTGTCGCCTAATGAAATGCGCTCTCGTGTTCGCCGTGTCGTGCGCGAGCACGGCAACATGGCAATGATCATGATCGACTATCTGCAGTTGATGCAGATCAGTGGCTTTTCCGAAAACCGTACCGGCGAAATCTCTGAAATTTCGCGTTCGCTGAAAGGTCTGGCGAAAGAATTCAACTGCCCGGTCATCGCCCTTTCGCAGCTGAACCGCTCCCTTGAGCAGCGTCCCAACAAGCGTCCGGTCATGTCCGATCTGAGGGAATCGGGCGCCATAGAACAGGATGCGGACGTTATCGCCTTCGTTTACCGCGATGAGGTCTATAATCCAGACAACCCCGATAATCAGGGTATCGCCGAGTTGATTATCGGTAAGCAGCGTAACGGTCCTATCGGCACCGTGCACATGGCCTTTATCGGCCGCTACACGCGCTTTGAAGATTTGGCGCCAGACAGTTACGGCGAGGCCTTCGGGGACTAG
- a CDS encoding DUF6482 family protein, giving the protein MEMTSLKAFVARHDNFEIRVISHAGSRFYQVELEDVEGERHMLTQRGKPMMFRALDDIYLELKRADIHRAYLVQHVAHDEMIGRDAHYNAPLSSRVPLVF; this is encoded by the coding sequence ATGGAAATGACGTCGCTCAAGGCGTTCGTTGCACGCCATGATAATTTTGAAATACGTGTCATCAGCCACGCGGGCAGCCGCTTTTATCAAGTGGAACTTGAAGACGTTGAAGGTGAACGCCACATGCTGACCCAGCGGGGCAAACCGATGATGTTTCGGGCGCTGGATGATATCTACCTGGAGCTGAAACGCGCCGATATTCACCGCGCCTATCTGGTTCAGCACGTCGCCCACGACGAAATGATAGGCCGTGATGCTCACTACAATGCCCCGTTAAGCTCGCGTGTGCCGCTGGTTTTTTAA
- a CDS encoding thiol-disulfide oxidoreductase DCC family protein: MSRFSPLDASAPATLYHDGHCPFCRVEVNWLSQHHHQDRIRLVDIQSDEFKATHGRGEFEAMMGLLHVKDSQGNWYIGMEASRALYAVLGYRRLVWLSCLPGLKGALNWGYRWFARRRVRLGQWWEKRSSRSS, translated from the coding sequence ATGAGCCGATTCAGCCCACTTGATGCCAGCGCCCCCGCGACGCTCTACCACGATGGCCACTGCCCTTTTTGCCGCGTCGAGGTCAATTGGCTTTCCCAGCACCATCATCAGGACCGCATCCGACTGGTGGATATTCAAAGCGATGAATTCAAGGCCACCCATGGTCGAGGCGAGTTCGAGGCCATGATGGGGTTGCTTCATGTAAAAGACAGCCAAGGCAACTGGTATATCGGCATGGAAGCAAGCCGCGCCCTGTATGCCGTTCTGGGATACCGGCGGCTGGTTTGGCTATCGTGCCTGCCGGGATTGAAAGGGGCCCTTAACTGGGGCTATCGGTGGTTTGCCCGCCGTCGGGTGCGACTGGGCCAATGGTGGGAAAAACGCTCTAGCAGATCATCATAG
- a CDS encoding cryptochrome/photolyase family protein — protein MSKPLLLVLGDQLSLSLVTLRQAPYNAVVALCEVAEEARYVPHHSHKLGLFFAAMRHFAYQLREQGFEVHYSNLDDADNCHSLIGEAERLALLYGCDEIHVTRPGEWRLYAAMLDRQTAELHWQLHEDDRFFTTPDDFSQWAQGRKQLRLEYFYREQRKRTGLLMEDGKPIGGQWNFDHDNREPIKGDLAFPAPPKHHYEKMTHAAFDAVKRHFPNHMGDLATFNWPVTRRQALGDLRHFLDHCLADFGRYQDAISESSAFLFHSRLSAALNIGLLSPQEVCRAAEQCYLDGQAPINAVEGFIRQILGWREYVRGLYWTQMPDYKRRNALGFERDLPAFYWDAKTDMHCLKRAVEMTMDNGYAHHIQRLMVTGNFALLCGVKPEALCDWYLAVYIDACEWVELPNTLGMVLHADGGQMGSKPYCASGKYINKMSDHCQHCRYSPNQVTGEKACPFNSLYWHFLEQHRDTLQHNPRMKLIYGSLDRMASDKRSAIHEQAQQFLDQLETSPGYGQPHHTSGYATETFS, from the coding sequence ATGTCTAAGCCTTTACTGCTCGTGCTGGGCGACCAGCTGTCGCTTTCTTTGGTGACGCTGCGCCAGGCGCCTTATAATGCCGTCGTCGCCCTGTGCGAAGTCGCCGAGGAAGCCCGTTACGTCCCCCATCATAGCCATAAGCTTGGCCTGTTCTTCGCGGCCATGCGTCACTTTGCCTACCAGCTACGCGAACAAGGCTTCGAGGTTCACTACAGCAACCTGGACGATGCTGACAACTGCCATTCCCTGATCGGGGAAGCAGAGCGCCTGGCCCTGCTTTACGGCTGCGATGAAATACACGTGACGCGCCCCGGCGAATGGCGGCTATATGCGGCCATGCTAGACCGTCAAACCGCCGAGCTGCACTGGCAGCTGCACGAGGACGATCGTTTTTTCACAACGCCCGACGACTTCAGCCAGTGGGCGCAGGGACGCAAACAGCTGCGCCTCGAGTACTTCTACCGTGAGCAGCGCAAACGCACGGGGCTGTTGATGGAAGACGGCAAGCCAATCGGCGGGCAATGGAACTTTGATCATGATAACCGCGAGCCGATCAAGGGTGACTTGGCGTTTCCAGCGCCACCCAAGCATCACTACGAGAAGATGACCCATGCCGCCTTCGATGCAGTGAAGCGCCATTTTCCCAACCACATGGGCGATCTGGCGACGTTTAACTGGCCGGTCACACGCCGCCAGGCGCTTGGGGATTTGCGCCACTTCCTTGACCACTGCCTGGCCGATTTTGGCCGCTACCAGGATGCGATCAGTGAAAGCTCTGCTTTCTTGTTTCATTCCCGTCTGTCCGCCGCGCTCAATATCGGCCTACTCTCACCGCAGGAGGTATGCCGGGCGGCGGAGCAGTGTTACCTCGATGGACAAGCGCCCATCAACGCCGTTGAAGGCTTCATTCGCCAAATACTCGGCTGGCGCGAGTACGTGCGGGGACTTTACTGGACGCAGATGCCCGACTATAAGCGTCGCAATGCATTAGGTTTCGAGCGCGATTTGCCCGCCTTTTACTGGGACGCCAAGACCGATATGCATTGCTTGAAGCGGGCCGTGGAAATGACCATGGACAACGGCTACGCGCACCACATCCAGCGCCTGATGGTGACCGGCAATTTCGCTCTGCTGTGCGGGGTTAAGCCGGAGGCGCTATGCGATTGGTATCTGGCGGTATACATCGATGCCTGCGAGTGGGTGGAACTGCCTAATACGCTGGGCATGGTGCTGCATGCCGACGGCGGCCAGATGGGCTCGAAGCCCTACTGCGCGTCAGGCAAATATATCAACAAGATGTCAGACCATTGCCAACACTGCCGTTACTCGCCCAATCAGGTCACGGGTGAAAAGGCTTGCCCCTTCAATAGTCTGTACTGGCATTTCCTCGAGCAACACCGCGACACGCTGCAGCATAACCCGCGCATGAAATTGATTTATGGCTCGCTTGATCGCATGGCATCCGACAAGCGCTCAGCTATCCATGAGCAGGCACAGCAATTTCTCGATCAGCTTGAAACCTCACCGGGTTACGGGCAACCCCACCATACCTCTGGCTATGCAACGGAGACATTTTCATGA
- the hemH gene encoding ferrochelatase has translation MTEQVAKDQPGEGRLMHAPSDHPPVPRAKVGVVLANLGTPDATDYWSMRRYLSEFLSDKRVVDYANWKWQPLLQLIILTKRPFSSGNAYKSIWNNELNESPLLTTTRAQTQKMTERMKALYGDDVEVDFCMRYGNPSTESVLNRLKEKGCEKIVFFPLYPQYGSPTTATANDQAFRTLMKMKWQPSIRTVPAYFDHPAYTDALANSVREAYEGFASRPTKLVASYHGVPERYLLEGDPYHCQCQKTTRLLREKLGFSKEEVDTAFQSQFGPEKWVGPQTVNHVAELAKQGHKHIAILSPAFSSDCVETLEEIKEEIHDSFMEAGGETFSYIPCLNDRDDHIDALVAVVNNELSGWL, from the coding sequence ATGACCGAGCAAGTCGCAAAGGATCAGCCGGGCGAAGGTCGCCTAATGCATGCCCCCAGCGACCACCCCCCCGTGCCCCGCGCGAAGGTGGGCGTGGTATTGGCCAATCTGGGTACCCCGGATGCCACCGACTACTGGTCAATGCGTCGCTACCTGAGCGAGTTCCTGTCTGATAAGCGGGTGGTTGATTACGCCAACTGGAAGTGGCAGCCGTTGCTGCAGCTGATTATCTTGACCAAGCGGCCATTCTCATCAGGCAACGCCTATAAAAGCATCTGGAACAATGAGTTGAACGAAAGCCCGCTGCTGACCACCACCCGGGCGCAAACGCAGAAAATGACCGAGCGTATGAAGGCGCTCTACGGCGATGATGTGGAAGTCGATTTCTGCATGCGCTACGGCAACCCTTCGACCGAAAGCGTGCTGAATCGCTTGAAGGAGAAAGGTTGCGAGAAAATCGTGTTCTTCCCGCTTTACCCGCAGTACGGCTCGCCTACCACGGCGACGGCCAACGACCAGGCGTTTCGTACCCTGATGAAAATGAAATGGCAGCCTTCCATTCGCACAGTGCCAGCCTATTTCGACCATCCCGCCTATACGGATGCGCTGGCCAACTCGGTGCGGGAAGCCTACGAAGGGTTCGCGTCGCGGCCGACCAAGCTGGTCGCCAGTTACCATGGCGTGCCCGAGCGTTACCTGCTTGAAGGCGATCCCTACCACTGCCAATGCCAGAAAACCACGCGTCTGCTGCGCGAAAAGCTGGGGTTCAGCAAAGAAGAAGTCGACACCGCCTTCCAGTCACAGTTTGGCCCCGAAAAGTGGGTTGGCCCGCAAACCGTTAATCACGTAGCAGAATTGGCCAAGCAGGGGCACAAGCACATCGCTATCCTGTCGCCTGCCTTTTCGTCTGACTGCGTCGAGACGCTGGAAGAGATCAAGGAAGAGATTCACGACAGCTTCATGGAGGCGGGAGGAGAAACCTTCAGTTATATTCCTTGCCTGAACGACCGGGATGATCACATTGATGCGCTAGTCGCGGTGGTCAACAACGAATTGTCAGGATGGTTGTAG
- a CDS encoding DUF2256 domain-containing protein, translated as MSHQHHLPEKVCVHCQRPFTWRKKWARCWDEVRYCSKRCQREARIAKRAEET; from the coding sequence ATGTCCCATCAACACCATTTACCGGAAAAAGTCTGCGTTCACTGCCAACGCCCATTTACTTGGCGAAAGAAATGGGCGCGATGCTGGGATGAGGTCCGCTATTGCAGCAAACGCTGTCAGCGCGAAGCCCGGATAGCAAAACGCGCTGAGGAGACCTGA
- a CDS encoding DASH family cryptochrome: MNSTIDIVWLHDDLRVADNPLLRLDDLPDHLVCLYVLDEAWLAPLFDDANELRIGPARLRFLWQCLMELRGELLQRGSDLLVRIGDPVKEVVSLAEKLQARKVRVAEHVGVEEKQHIQAVKDRLSPTTLIERHESGRLIDEQDLPFDLSRLPESFSAFRRQVEKHCVIPSSLAAPITLPAWPDAPRGFPPLNKVCNASANWQPDERQGLEFVGGEAAGRERLHQYIWQQHGPATYKKTRNGLLGANFSTRFSPWLAHGCLSPRQVHDEVKAWESQYGSNESSYWIGFELLWREYFLRAAQLEGEALFGHAQLPAINADFDAWRYADTGVPFIDAAMLELSSTGWISNRVRQNVASFLVKDMGVDWRLGAAWFEHCLLDYDVASNWGNWRYIAGVGRDPRQDRYFNVLKQAGHYDPKGLYVAHWLPELESLPNGLARQQPWRVAAGRFPAPRVAPEAWQRWLIDEVQLEATDE; this comes from the coding sequence ATGAACAGCACGATCGATATCGTCTGGCTGCACGACGACCTCAGAGTAGCGGACAACCCATTGCTGCGCCTGGACGACCTGCCGGATCATCTCGTCTGTCTTTACGTGCTTGATGAAGCGTGGCTGGCCCCATTATTTGACGATGCCAATGAATTGCGAATTGGTCCGGCAAGGCTACGTTTTCTATGGCAGTGCCTGATGGAGCTTCGCGGCGAACTATTACAGCGGGGCAGCGACCTCTTGGTAAGAATTGGCGATCCCGTCAAAGAGGTTGTATCGCTCGCCGAAAAGCTGCAGGCGCGTAAAGTAAGGGTTGCAGAGCACGTAGGTGTAGAAGAAAAGCAGCACATTCAGGCGGTCAAAGATCGGCTTTCGCCGACTACCTTGATTGAGCGCCATGAATCGGGCCGGTTGATTGACGAACAGGACCTGCCGTTTGACCTATCTCGACTGCCTGAGAGTTTTTCGGCCTTTCGGCGCCAGGTCGAGAAACACTGTGTCATTCCATCAAGCCTCGCCGCGCCGATTACCTTACCTGCCTGGCCCGACGCCCCGCGTGGCTTTCCGCCGCTGAACAAGGTGTGTAACGCCAGTGCGAACTGGCAGCCGGATGAGCGCCAGGGACTCGAATTTGTAGGAGGAGAGGCGGCGGGCCGCGAGCGACTGCATCAGTACATCTGGCAGCAACATGGCCCGGCGACCTACAAGAAAACCCGCAACGGGCTCTTGGGGGCCAATTTTTCTACGCGTTTTTCACCCTGGTTGGCCCATGGCTGTTTATCGCCACGCCAAGTGCACGATGAAGTAAAAGCCTGGGAGTCACAGTACGGCAGTAATGAATCCAGCTACTGGATTGGCTTCGAGCTGCTATGGCGGGAGTATTTTTTACGCGCGGCGCAACTGGAAGGTGAGGCGCTATTCGGCCACGCACAGTTGCCTGCCATCAACGCAGACTTCGATGCCTGGCGTTATGCCGATACAGGCGTGCCGTTTATCGATGCCGCGATGCTGGAACTAAGCAGCACGGGGTGGATTTCCAACCGTGTCCGCCAGAATGTTGCCAGCTTTCTGGTCAAGGATATGGGCGTGGATTGGCGACTGGGCGCCGCCTGGTTCGAGCACTGCCTGCTGGACTACGATGTGGCGAGCAACTGGGGCAACTGGCGCTATATTGCCGGTGTCGGACGCGACCCGCGTCAGGACCGTTACTTCAACGTATTGAAGCAGGCCGGTCACTATGACCCTAAAGGGCTTTACGTGGCGCACTGGCTGCCTGAACTGGAGAGCTTGCCCAATGGTCTGGCTCGGCAACAGCCATGGCGAGTTGCCGCTGGGCGATTCCCGGCGCCTCGGGTGGCACCCGAAGCCTGGCAGCGCTGGCTGATCGATGAAGTGCAACTGGAAGCAACAGACGAGTAA
- a CDS encoding DUF3429 domain-containing protein, translating to MKVSMEDRRTAWLLGLAGLLPFLLTLGLAGWGPGVWQETAVRAFLYYSAVILSFLGGTHWGAALQNPQPDHSPRLLIAMAPSLIAWPALLFSPLRGLVVLCVGFVFVWGYDLSRNGRFGWPGWYWQLRTLLTVIVVLAHVVLLTRLW from the coding sequence ATGAAGGTATCCATGGAAGATCGCCGTACCGCCTGGTTGTTGGGGCTGGCAGGCTTACTGCCGTTCCTGTTGACCCTCGGATTGGCCGGGTGGGGCCCGGGCGTCTGGCAAGAAACCGCCGTGCGAGCATTTTTGTATTACAGCGCGGTGATTTTGTCGTTTCTGGGCGGCACGCACTGGGGGGCAGCGCTGCAAAATCCGCAACCAGACCACAGCCCTCGACTGCTAATCGCCATGGCCCCGAGTTTGATCGCCTGGCCAGCCTTGCTGTTTAGTCCGCTTCGGGGGCTTGTCGTGTTATGCGTCGGCTTTGTGTTTGTCTGGGGGTATGACCTCAGCCGCAATGGTCGCTTTGGTTGGCCAGGATGGTACTGGCAGCTGCGCACGCTATTAACCGTAATCGTTGTGCTTGCCCACGTCGTCTTGTTGACTCGCCTTTGGTAA
- a CDS encoding lytic murein transglycosylase — MLYKKLTISSIRATFGITAVLLLSPSVLANQQLMTEVDAKVADQVAEDIQHESFNQWRDAFRRYARDQGISEATLREAFDQVRYRERIIELDRYQPEFVRPIWEYLDTAVSSTRINNGQDRLAEHRRTAEQMEQRYGIPAEIIVAIWGIESNYGSNFGDFSTLEALATLAFDGRRQQFAREELLAALRIIQQGDIAAEDMRGSWAGAMGHTQFIPTSFEAYAVDGDGDNRRDIWESIPDVMASTANYLARAGWQPGQPWGVEVNLPDNYDYAQTGRRDSQAWAQQGVEAVSGQLPRFDSAEVIVPAGAEGPAFLVGPNFRAILRYNNATSYALAVATLSDAIAGRDGIQEGWPREEAPLTRDDVQALQRYLNQVGYDVGGADGIMGPNTRQGLRSFQRAEGLTPDGFATQSLLERLRQRVE; from the coding sequence ATGTTGTATAAAAAGCTGACAATTTCCTCGATTCGCGCCACGTTCGGGATAACGGCCGTGTTGCTTTTGAGTCCCTCGGTGCTGGCCAACCAGCAACTGATGACCGAGGTAGATGCCAAGGTGGCGGATCAGGTTGCGGAAGACATACAGCACGAGAGTTTCAATCAGTGGCGCGATGCCTTCCGACGCTACGCCAGGGATCAAGGCATCAGCGAAGCGACGCTGCGTGAGGCTTTCGATCAGGTCCGCTACCGCGAACGGATTATCGAGCTCGATCGCTACCAACCTGAATTCGTGCGCCCCATCTGGGAATACCTTGATACGGCGGTCTCCAGTACCCGTATCAACAACGGGCAGGATCGGCTGGCGGAACATCGTCGTACCGCAGAGCAAATGGAGCAGCGTTATGGTATCCCTGCGGAGATTATTGTCGCGATCTGGGGTATCGAGAGTAACTACGGCAGCAACTTCGGTGATTTCTCCACCCTCGAAGCATTGGCGACGCTGGCTTTTGATGGCCGTCGTCAGCAATTCGCCCGCGAGGAGCTGCTGGCGGCCCTGCGGATAATCCAGCAAGGCGATATCGCCGCTGAGGATATGCGTGGCTCCTGGGCCGGTGCCATGGGGCATACTCAGTTCATCCCCACCAGTTTTGAAGCTTACGCCGTCGACGGTGACGGCGATAACCGCCGCGACATCTGGGAGAGTATCCCGGATGTCATGGCGTCAACGGCCAACTACCTGGCCCGCGCGGGCTGGCAGCCTGGGCAACCCTGGGGGGTTGAGGTAAATCTGCCGGATAACTACGACTACGCTCAGACCGGGCGTCGCGATAGCCAGGCCTGGGCACAACAGGGCGTGGAAGCCGTGAGCGGTCAACTCCCGCGTTTTGATAGTGCCGAAGTGATCGTGCCTGCCGGGGCCGAGGGCCCAGCATTTTTAGTGGGACCCAATTTCCGCGCCATTTTGCGCTATAACAACGCCACCAGCTACGCGCTGGCGGTGGCAACACTAAGTGATGCCATCGCTGGGCGCGATGGCATTCAGGAAGGTTGGCCGCGTGAAGAGGCACCTTTGACGCGGGATGATGTCCAAGCACTTCAGCGCTACCTCAACCAGGTCGGCTACGACGTCGGCGGAGCCGATGGCATTATGGGGCCCAACACCCGTCAGGGTCTGCGTTCTTTTCAGCGGGCTGAGGGATTGACCCCCGATGGTTTCGCGACGCAATCATTGCTTGAGCGGCTGCGTCAGCGGGTTGAGTAG
- the rloA3 gene encoding retropepsin-like aspartic peptidase RloA3 codes for MMPKVVTTLLSSVAIVAALASSQAVANDDKVFGWVEKATLQPWGTEVKAKLDSGALTSSLDARDIEMFEKDDEDWVRFRLKLEDEESGEVFSDEIERPLYRNLKLRGAGGTDRRPVVLLNLCMGDTIYEEQFSLRNREDMNYPLLLGRRTISHLGLLDVRETFMQEPDCDEDAEVVAHDPDDDDASDKT; via the coding sequence ATGATGCCCAAGGTGGTAACGACGTTGTTAAGTAGTGTCGCCATTGTCGCGGCCCTGGCAAGCAGCCAGGCAGTTGCCAATGACGACAAGGTATTTGGCTGGGTGGAAAAGGCAACCCTGCAACCCTGGGGAACCGAAGTCAAAGCCAAGCTTGATAGCGGTGCCTTGACCTCGTCGCTGGACGCTCGGGACATCGAGATGTTTGAAAAGGATGACGAAGACTGGGTGCGTTTTCGCCTCAAGCTTGAAGACGAGGAAAGCGGCGAGGTGTTCAGCGATGAGATCGAGCGCCCGCTATACCGCAACCTGAAACTCCGCGGTGCCGGTGGCACGGACAGGCGCCCCGTGGTGCTGCTCAACCTGTGCATGGGCGACACCATCTACGAAGAGCAGTTCAGCCTGCGTAACCGGGAAGACATGAATTATCCGCTATTGCTGGGGCGGCGCACCATCAGCCACCTCGGCCTGCTCGATGTGCGTGAAACCTTCATGCAAGAGCCCGACTGCGACGAGGATGCAGAGGTAGTGGCCCATGATCCTGACGATGATGACGCCAGCGATAAAACCTGA